One part of the Phaenicophaeus curvirostris isolate KB17595 chromosome 2, BPBGC_Pcur_1.0, whole genome shotgun sequence genome encodes these proteins:
- the RHOU gene encoding rho-related GTP-binding protein RhoU encodes MPPQQEGEAGYPGKPGGCEVPPVPPRRVRAGRAAPGGRGRAAGSGAGAAAAGAGAEPRRSVKCVLVGDGAVGKTSLVVSYTTNGYPTEYIPTAFDNFSAVVSVDGKPVRLQLCDTAGQDEFDKLRPLCYTNTDIFLLCFSVVSPSSFQNVSEKWVPEIRCHCPKAPIILVGTQSDLREDVKVLIELDKCKEKPVTEEAAKLCAEEIKAASYIECSALTQKNLKEVFDAAIVAGIQYSDTQQQPKKSKCRTPDKMKNLSKSWWKKYCCFV; translated from the exons ATGCCGCCGCAGCAGGAGGGCGAGGCGGGCTACCCCGGCAAGCCGGGCGGCTGCGAGGTGCCGCCGGTGCCCCCGCGCAGGGTCCGCgccgggcgggcggcgccgggcggccgcgggcgggcggcggggagcggggccggggcggcggcggcgggagccgGGGCCGAGCCGCGGCGGAGCGTCAAGTGCGTGCTGGTGGGCGACGGCGCCGTGGGGAAGACGAGCCTGGTGGTGAGCTACACCACCAACGGGTACCCCACCGAGTACATCCCCACCGCCTTCGACAACTTCTCCG CTGTGGTGTCTGTGGATGGCAAACCGGTGAGACTCCAGCTCTGCGACACAGCTGGGCAG GATGAATTCGACAAGCTCAGGCCTCTGTGCTACACCAATACGGACATCTTCTTGCTGTGCTTCAGCGTAGTAAGCCCCTCATCTTTCCAGAACGTGAGTGAGAAGTGGGTTCCTGAAATCCGATGCCACTGCCCCAAGGCACCTATTATCCTAGTTGGGACACAGTCGGACCTCCGGGAGGATGTCAAAGTTCTCATCGagctggacaagtgcaaagaaaagcCGGTcacagaggaggctgcaaagcTCTGTGCTGAGGAAATAAAAGCTGCATCCTACATTGAATGCTCTGCTTTGACTCAGAAAAACCTCAAGGAGGTCTTTGATGCAGCCATTGTGGCTGGTATTCAGTACTCCGATACCCAGCAGCAACCAAAGAAATCCAAGTGTAGGACTCCAGACAAGATGAAAAACCTCTCCAAATCCTGGTGGAAAAAATACTGCTGTTTTGTATAG